The Balaenoptera acutorostrata chromosome 11, mBalAcu1.1, whole genome shotgun sequence genome segment aataaataaataataattaaaggtgctaaaagaaaaataatccataAAAACCTTAGATACTGAATATTAAGAATACATGGGGAAGGTTTACACATATTTTCTTCACACAAATTAAAGATAAGCCCTAAAACTCTTAATACTTTTCACCTCTTCATCCTTGTTTTATTCCTATGCTACCATTAGCTTTTTCGTACTTCAAACCCCCATCATTTAATGTGGAATTAAATCTCTCTTCCAAATACAGGTATACTACAGCCCAAACTAATAATATAACTGCCAAAACAGAAAACCGTTATTGTTGACACAAAAAGGTTTAATAAAGTATATTAACATAAATTTTCACTAAAATCATTGTAAGGCAAATGCCTTGCTGtacaattttatttacatttggaaaaaaatacttcCTAAATAACTAAATTCAATATAAAAGAATTTTCCTACATCTTTGCAGAAAACAATCCTTTCTtggattattataaatattgttaGCACAAGCAACCACAGACCTGTTAATAAAGCAATTTATCCCATGCTTTAGAATACGTTCaactttctccttcattttttccttttctgcatgTTCTATTTCGGCAACTTTTGCTGTAGAATCAACTCTTACCCGGGAACCAAATATCTAagacaaaggaaagcataaaaaaTAGCATCACTTCCCTTACTCGCAAGTTTCATAgcatatttaaactttttaatgtaaatacaCCAAAAactatgtgtgcatgtgtgtatgcatgcgtacaacataaatatatattcatgtatataatcAGAAGGTAAGAAactatataagaatatataaatatacattcataTGTATACAAACCCTATAAGGGTTTTTTTTAGTGCAACTGACTATCAGCCCAAGTTTACAGCAGCTAGCAATTATAATTCCAAGAAATGTAGTTTAACATACCTTAATTTTGTCTGTATCCATACCAGTATTTGCAATAAGAATTTTAGCATTTTCAATTCGCTTTGGTTGATTTACTCCAATTTTTTTATCCAACAGAAAGCCTACAATATAAGGATAGTattgtattaaatatttcaaGGCTGTGTTAATAAATCTTTTAAGGTAATCTGCTTTATCAAATTACTCTTTCAAAGAATGCATTTAAGTCCAATTCATCAAGCTCCTAGAACCTAAAAATATTCCACTAGAGCAGTGACCATAAGAATCAATTTAgcagatcatttaaaaaataaaatgcgaAACAGAAAATGTGAGCACAGTAGAAATATTAAGAGTCAACAGAGCATTTTTGTACAGCAACCTATATTTCAAtacaaactaatttttaaaaagagagtcaaTAGCATTTTGAATCTTTTGTCTCAGAGACATATTACATTTGCAGGTGTGTGTGTTGCAATGCAAAGCTGTTAAAGTCCACTTTCATTAGcttaaaaccaacaaaaaagaaaacaagctgtGAAAACTCAGATACAAAGGGTATTACTAGAGATAAGTGAACTTTTTAAACACTGAGGCTGGTGATAAAATGAAACGTCATGGACAGCAGTCAGACAAACCTGGCCCCAATCATGCTCGTGCTGCTTACGGGTTATGTATGCAACCTTGGACAAATCGTTCAACCCTAGCTACTCATCTATAAACAGGAATATCACCAGTGGCAGAGATGCTAGCTACCAGCCTAGGGCCCTGCTGATTTGGAACTATCATACGAACTAAGTATTGTATATCTCTCCAGGCTTCTTTTAGATACATACATAACTTTTACCTTATTAAGCCATTATCACCTTGGGTTTTCTGCTCTATTCAGCTGAACTTAATTCTTGCTCACTGGATCAACATCATGAGAAAGGAATGATATTTTAAGTATAATTCCTATtagaatgcctggcacagagcagacatTCAATGGTAGCTATCCTTGTTTTAATTATCTTTCCCTACCACCAACCCCTATGAGAAATGCTATACAGCCCTTACATATAAATTCAACCAAGAATATTTTCAGAATTGTTACTCCTGTGAAACAGAGACAAACAACATGCATTTTTGCAACAAAACCCAGACTCCAAATCACTAACTGGTAGAGCAGAAACTGTAAAGCACCATTTACTccgttttttccttctctgtagaaTAGAACGCCTACACTTTGTACAGTTTATTTTGTGAATACACTGTGAAGATGCTTTGAAAAATCCACACTCTAAGAAAAAAACATACTATTATTAAGGAAATCGCAGCTGCTAACTCATTTCTCACTCTTCAAGAACACCAGAAACTATATTCTCAACACCTGCCAACTAATTGGTATGACCTACCCAGACCCTTCCTAGAGAATACATGTAATCCTGGAAAAAGTGCCATTTGACAATAGCTGacttgtagtaaaaaaaaaaaaaaaaaactacttctcTTTATTAGAGACTAACTTACTTCATGGTATAAAGTAAAACCTAGAGGTTATCAAAGAAATGCTGGGATAGTATGAGAAGATCAAGGACACTGTCAATATAACAAATGAATTAAGATGACAAAAATGGTTGCAATATGATTTGTGTCCTTAAAGACAAGTTTTCTGGCTTTGCAAAGTGTCACTAGTCCTGACTAACTAAAAGTGGATTCACTCAGTACTTAGCTTTCAACAACTGGTCAAGGCTTCTTTTCCCGTATTCAATATGTACATACCTTCATCTAAATAGGAATCTGCCAGACTTCCTCCTAGCTTCTTGATGACATGAATTGCCTCCAGATTACCAGAGCCTTTCAGTCTGAGAACGGCTTCCACAGCTAACTTAGTAAAGTGGTCTTTGTGATGAGTAAGAAGTTTTGAAGATAATGTTGTTCCTGCAATGTTCATTAAATCTTGACGGAATTTAACTTCGTCAGaactaaaaaagcaaaacaaaacaaaaaacaaaaaacgaacaaaaaaacTCAGGCCGGTTCTTAAAACGCTTCTCTGAAAGTTATCAACCCTGTTTTACTTCTCAAAATTTATCCAGATACTTGTTTGTCAACAGACTTTCACCTCAACCAGTCAGGGCTCTAAgtcacatgaaaaaaattaaaccttatCAGTAatcaagaaatacaaattaaaggaTACTATTTTCCCCACCAAGCTGGCAAACTACCAAAAGAGaaacacaagcaaacaaaaatttcaAGAACGTGGGAAACGAGGCATTGCTGTACAGCTAGTGGGACTGTAAATTAATGCTAGAGCACTACTTGTAAGGTAAATAAAATTGcctttaaatacatacatatcttTGGACCCAGCAATTACACTTACTTTTTTAAGTAACAAGTCTGTCACAACACTATAAAGCTAAAAATTGTTGAAACACAAATCTCCAATTACAGATAGGTGAATTATAGCAGTCACATAATCAAATGCATACCTCTACTAAAACTAATATTACAGAGAACACTGACACCTAGAAACTGTTCTAGTTATTCAACTAGGTTAAAGAGGCTAAAAAACCCTCTATACAatactatttattttgtttattgtgatTATACGTGCAAAAAAAACCCTGGAAACCCAAACTTCAACTTTAGTTACTACCTCTTGGGGGGTAATGTGGGGTTTTTCTGGTTATTATTGAGTCAGGATGAGCCAACAGAATCATGTTTGTGTATGCTTTTTACTGCTCTCTAGACTTCCTGCATTGAGTGTATTTCGAAAAGAACATTTAAACATTAAATGTTTGAAACAGTAGTATTTTGGTATACCGACCCATGATCAACTGCAGAATTCAACAGAGCCTGTCTTGCCGCCTTTGTGGCTTCTCTCCAACCCGCAATAATGGTCTGTGGATGAATCTTCTTTGCAATTAAAGATTCTGCTTCCTATTAATAAACAGTGGAAGACAAGCATGAATACTAAATCTGTAGTAAGAACTTGATTACTTCTGATACTCAAAACCACAGTAGCAAAAACACCCCAATAAGACGAAGTTGAAGTTGCTCAGATGTTCTTACCCTTAGCAATTCTGCTGCTAAAACAGTAACAGAGGTAGTGCCATCACCAACTTCATCATCTTGAACCCTTGACatatctagggggaaaaaaaaagctagttATTAACTCACTTACATTtgattctgctttttaaattactCCTTGGTAGCTTATCTAATTCTCCAAATATATCCACTACCAATCTAAATCTCACTTATCTAGGTTTCCTCACTGACAAATTCTTTGAACTTTTCAGCCTGAAATACAGTAGTTTTACCATCATTAAGTACATGGCACTCCAGaagattgtattttttaaaaaattttactgaagtatagctgacttacaatgctgtgctaatttttgctgtacagcaaagtggttcagttgtacacatatatatatatattctttttcatattcttttccattatggtttaacacagaatactgaatataattctctgtgctatatagtaggaccttgttgtttatccattctatatataatagtttgcatctgctaatcccaaactctcaatccatccctccccccggcccttggcaaccacaagtctgttctgtatatgtaagtctgtttctgtttcatagataggttcattagTGTCAtatttgattccacatataagtgacagtatatgctatttgtctttctctgactcacttcacttagtacgataatctctaggtccatccatgttgctgcaaatggcattatttcattcttttttatggctgagaaatattccattgtgtatatataccacatctagAAGCTTGcattttaataacaataataatcaattaaaaagtaaataatcacTGAATCGAAAGGACAGTCAACACAgcttatttaaaattgtttccaAATGTTAACAAAATGTCATCCTCAGACTCACCAACTAAAACTTTAGCAGCTGGATTGTCCACaccaatgttttttaaaatagttgcaCCATCATTGGTTACCATAAGAGAAGCATCTCGTCCACTGCTTAACAGAATTTTGTCCTAAAAGGAACATATTTGGTTCAAGTTAAGATATAAGTACATCTGGAAGAATGCACAGATTCATCAGTACTCTCATATACTGCTAATGTGTAAATACTCTGGATGGTTATTTGGCAgaatccatttaaattttttcattgcaTACAGCCCCCCCAAAAGCAAACCTTGGTGTCCTAACCTTTGTCTACTCCTAAAGACAGCAGAAGAACAGAGAGACATGAACAAGGTTGTTCTGATACTGTAACAGCAAAAGCAACGGACACAAACTAAGGGTCCCTCACAATACAGTAATAAATACAAACTATAAAATAAGCAAGATACAGAAGACTATTTGACAGTCAGAGAGGAGGCAGTATATCTATTTATactgaaaggaattaaaaaagCCAAGCTACATAAAACGTACATACAAATAATATCTATCACGCGACAAAACAATGTTATCTATTACAGggagaatatataaaataatattttataatacataaaatacctGTACatctacataaaaataaagacattggtTAGATTTATATCCAAATGGTAACAGTGTCTGTCACTGGGGAGGTGAGTGGCACTGGGGATAGTGATCGAGGGGACTTTAGCCATATGGgtactgttttgatttttagtaAGGAGTATATATCCGTATCTTAACTTTTACAATTAACAGTTAAGTTTTAAAGATAACAAAGCATCCAAAAGAAGTTTTTATATCTCTAACGGCTctaaaacaacattaaaaaattaaaattccctgTTTTTCTTACCATGCCCTTGGGTCCCAACGTGCTCTTTACCAAGTCTCCAATAGCAATGGCACCAACAAAAGAAGACTGGAATAAAAATCAGAGATGGTCAAAATCAACTTCACAGTcttaaaattgtaaataaaaaccaaaaaactactgTATCTTTATAAGAATGAGATAAAGGCTTACCAGACGAGCTGTCTCTGCTCGCTCTTCATCAGCTCCAGCCTTGAAGATATTAACAGGTGCAAGGGAAAGGGACGCC includes the following:
- the CCT2 gene encoding T-complex protein 1 subunit beta codes for the protein MASLSLAPVNIFKAGADEERAETARLSSFVGAIAIGDLVKSTLGPKGMDKILLSSGRDASLMVTNDGATILKNIGVDNPAAKVLVDMSRVQDDEVGDGTTSVTVLAAELLREAESLIAKKIHPQTIIAGWREATKAARQALLNSAVDHGSDEVKFRQDLMNIAGTTLSSKLLTHHKDHFTKLAVEAVLRLKGSGNLEAIHVIKKLGGSLADSYLDEGFLLDKKIGVNQPKRIENAKILIANTGMDTDKIKIFGSRVRVDSTAKVAEIEHAEKEKMKEKVERILKHGINCFINRQLIYNYPEQLFGAAGVMAIEHADFAGVERLALVTGGEIASTFDHPELVKLGSCKLIEEVMIGEDKLIHFSGVALGEACTIVLRGATQQILDEAERSLHDALCVLAQTVKDSRTVYGGGCSEMLMAHAVTQLASRTPGKEAVAMESYAKALRMLPTIIADNAGYDSADLVAQLRAAHSEGNTAAGLDMKEGTIGDMAMLGITESFQVKRQVLLSAAEAAEVILRVDNIIKAAPRKRVPDHLPC